From Alphaproteobacteria bacterium, a single genomic window includes:
- the flgG gene encoding flagellar basal-body rod protein FlgG: MRALEIAATGMQAQQTRVEVIANNISNVGTTGYNIRRAEFADLLYQQAQRAGEVSSDTGTVVPAGIQLGLGVRTAAVAMQPAQGTLRQTNGQLDLALEGRGWFEIELPSGDSAYTRDGSFKLSPDGQVVTSEGYPLVPSITVPADARSVSVNADGQVFAIFDNGQAPQELGKITLATFINEKGLEARGSNLFTETTASGDAQVGDSGTDGRGSMRQGYLEQSSVDIVTEITQLIEAQRAYEMNSKVITAADQMLAAANQVR; this comes from the coding sequence ATGCGCGCACTGGAAATCGCCGCCACCGGCATGCAGGCCCAGCAAACCCGGGTCGAGGTCATCGCCAACAACATCTCGAATGTCGGCACCACCGGCTACAATATCCGCCGGGCGGAATTCGCCGACCTGCTCTATCAGCAGGCGCAACGCGCGGGCGAGGTCTCGTCGGACACGGGCACGGTCGTCCCGGCGGGCATCCAGCTCGGCCTGGGCGTGCGCACCGCTGCCGTCGCCATGCAGCCGGCCCAGGGCACGCTGCGCCAGACCAACGGCCAGCTCGACCTGGCCCTGGAGGGCCGCGGCTGGTTCGAGATCGAACTGCCCTCCGGCGACAGCGCCTATACCCGCGATGGCAGTTTCAAACTGTCGCCCGACGGCCAAGTGGTGACCTCCGAAGGCTATCCGCTGGTGCCGTCGATCACCGTCCCCGCCGACGCCCGCTCGGTCAGCGTCAACGCCGACGGCCAGGTGTTCGCGATCTTCGATAACGGCCAGGCGCCGCAGGAGCTGGGCAAGATCACGCTGGCGACCTTCATCAACGAAAAGGGGCTGGAAGCCCGCGGCAGCAATCTGTTCACCGAGACCACCGCCAGCGGCGACGCCCAGGTCGGCGATTCCGGCACCGACGGGCGCGGCAGCATGCGCCAGGGCTATCTGGAGCAGTCCTCCGTCGACATCGTCACCGAGATCACCCAGTTGATCGAGGCGCAGCGGGCCTATGAGATGAATTCCAAGGTCATCACCGCCGCCGACCAGATGCTGGCCGCCGCCAACCAGGTGCGCTGA
- a CDS encoding DUF2497 domain-containing protein yields MSKRENEPGHLADEAFYARLRDLARGDGRAAGRDAPLAAHAAKPDEPLELTAVVRGAETVPVPMKPKSLAERLSQRVPGSLPVPPAAAIRPDPEDEAGPEAEDDHTIAGVLARLDARERDLSAAGRGVGTPVSGRPLDRIVEDVLRPILADWLDRNLERIVRDQVDVALQAEVAARERGRRADD; encoded by the coding sequence ATGTCCAAGCGGGAGAACGAACCCGGCCATCTCGCTGACGAGGCGTTCTATGCCCGGCTCCGGGACCTGGCGCGGGGCGATGGCAGGGCGGCGGGCCGGGATGCGCCATTGGCAGCGCATGCCGCCAAACCCGACGAGCCCCTGGAGTTGACCGCCGTCGTTCGCGGGGCCGAGACTGTCCCGGTGCCGATGAAGCCGAAATCCCTGGCGGAACGCCTGTCCCAGCGCGTGCCGGGCTCGCTCCCTGTTCCCCCTGCCGCGGCCATCCGGCCGGACCCGGAGGACGAGGCGGGGCCGGAGGCGGAGGACGACCATACCATTGCCGGCGTTCTGGCCCGGCTGGATGCGCGCGAGCGGGATCTGTCCGCTGCCGGACGCGGCGTCGGAACCCCGGTGTCCGGCCGCCCGCTGGACCGGATCGTCGAGGATGTGTTGCGTCCGATCCTTGCGGATTGGCTCGACCGGAATTTGGAGCGCATCGTCCGCGATCAGGTCGATGTGGCGTTGCAGGCGGAAGTCGCCGCCCGGGAGCGGGGCCGGCGGGCCGACGACTGA
- a CDS encoding flagellar basal body-associated FliL family protein has translation MDMTEVAAEEPPKKGGRMGLILLIAVVAVAGGGGFGIGMSGLLPLPFGPTEAEHSPAESHAKDPKPMENIAYYHLPELVIPLGKTAYSRYLRTKIYLETNQNQEQIIRNTEPRIMDTLNVFLRSVDERDVSSVLAMETLRAEMLRRVQLVTGEDAVHAVLIGEFLLR, from the coding sequence ATGGACATGACAGAAGTCGCAGCCGAGGAGCCGCCGAAAAAAGGCGGGAGAATGGGGTTGATCCTCTTGATCGCCGTCGTGGCGGTGGCGGGCGGCGGCGGCTTTGGCATCGGCATGAGCGGCCTGCTCCCATTGCCGTTCGGCCCGACCGAAGCCGAGCATTCCCCGGCGGAATCTCATGCAAAAGACCCAAAACCAATGGAAAATATTGCGTATTACCACCTGCCTGAACTCGTCATTCCACTTGGAAAAACCGCGTATTCCCGATATTTGCGCACAAAAATCTATCTGGAAACCAACCAAAACCAGGAACAAATCATCCGCAATACGGAACCGAGAATCATGGATACTTTGAATGTCTTTCTTCGGTCCGTGGACGAACGGGATGTTTCCTCCGTTCTGGCAATGGAAACGTTGCGGGCCGAGATGCTGCGCCGCGTACAACTGGTCACCGGCGAGGATGCGGTTCACGCGGTTCTGATCGGCGAATTCCTGCTGCGCTAG
- the fliP gene encoding flagellar type III secretion system pore protein FliP (The bacterial flagellar biogenesis protein FliP forms a type III secretion system (T3SS)-type pore required for flagellar assembly.) yields the protein MARTPAVRRVRPLLLAALGLTLLLLPGALLPGLALAQSVSIDLGPDGALTPRLVQLFAIVTVLSLAPGVLMMVTCFPFMVTVLSILRQAIGVQQAPPNMMIVSLALFLTFFVMAPVFDQAWRDGIAPYMDGDITEQQAIDRTVAPFRTFMEARVKDNHGGLMLKLARARVDEDGHMPLSALLPAFMITEIERAFQFGFVIFLPFLVIDIVVASILMAMGMIMVPPVMVALPFKLAFFTVSNGWDLIAGSMVGSYGG from the coding sequence ATGGCTAGGACGCCCGCCGTGCGTCGGGTGCGGCCGCTGTTGTTGGCGGCGTTGGGCCTGACGCTCCTGCTGCTGCCGGGCGCATTGCTGCCGGGCCTGGCGCTGGCCCAGTCGGTGTCCATCGATCTGGGGCCGGACGGCGCGCTGACGCCGCGGCTGGTCCAGCTCTTCGCCATCGTCACGGTGCTGAGCCTGGCGCCCGGCGTGCTGATGATGGTCACCTGCTTTCCGTTCATGGTGACCGTGCTCTCGATCCTGCGCCAGGCCATCGGCGTGCAGCAGGCGCCGCCGAATATGATGATCGTCAGTCTGGCGCTGTTCCTGACCTTCTTCGTCATGGCGCCGGTGTTCGACCAGGCCTGGCGCGACGGCATCGCGCCCTATATGGACGGCGATATCACCGAGCAACAGGCCATCGACCGGACCGTGGCGCCGTTCCGCACCTTCATGGAGGCACGGGTGAAGGACAATCACGGCGGCCTGATGCTGAAACTGGCCCGCGCCCGCGTGGACGAGGACGGCCATATGCCGCTCTCGGCCTTGCTGCCCGCCTTCATGATCACCGAGATCGAGCGGGCGTTTCAGTTCGGCTTCGTGATCTTTCTGCCCTTTCTGGTCATCGACATCGTGGTGGCCTCCATCCTGATGGCGATGGGCATGATCATGGTGCCGCCGGTCATGGTGGCGCTGCCGTTCAAGCTGGCCTTTTTCACGGTCAGCAATGGTTGGGACCTGATTGCGGGGTCGATGGTTGGGAGTTATGGCGGATGA
- a CDS encoding flagellar motor switch protein FliG gives MSPTDPTDPTEPSRNPLALVSHRPLAPDEKAAVVVYSMGEERAEKLLSRMDESDYRRFARAMNRLGPVDAATVDAVLGEFAVAVGDGAMVRGGTTETRRFLTRFLEEGQVDQIMQEIGGPSGRDVWEKLSNTPEQTLYAYLRNEQPQSAAVILSRIRPEKAARVLQLFPEGKANEIILRISRTGTIDRRIMAEVKATLQDDLLAALKKQQTTRQPHDVIGNLLNQMPPDRAAPILNALQDHDPDLAGKVQKAIFAFPDFASRVSAAGVQAVIKNCERDTLVLALTLAKRNAPEVVDHFFDNMSKRVGEQMREDMETAGPVRLKDAQDAQQAVVSLAQSLAKAGEIEITDGDQADEPLLD, from the coding sequence ATGAGCCCGACCGACCCGACCGACCCGACCGAGCCGAGCCGGAACCCGCTGGCCCTCGTCTCGCATCGCCCGCTGGCGCCGGACGAAAAGGCGGCGGTGGTCGTCTACAGCATGGGGGAGGAGCGGGCCGAGAAATTGCTGAGCCGCATGGACGAAAGCGACTATCGCCGCTTCGCCCGGGCCATGAACCGCCTGGGGCCGGTCGATGCGGCAACCGTCGATGCGGTGCTGGGCGAATTCGCGGTGGCGGTGGGCGACGGCGCCATGGTGCGCGGCGGGACGACCGAAACCCGCCGCTTCCTGACCCGCTTCCTTGAGGAAGGGCAGGTGGACCAGATCATGCAGGAAATCGGCGGTCCGTCGGGCCGCGATGTCTGGGAGAAGCTCTCGAACACGCCGGAGCAGACCTTGTATGCCTATCTGCGCAACGAACAGCCGCAATCGGCGGCGGTGATCCTCAGTCGCATCCGGCCCGAAAAGGCCGCGCGCGTGCTGCAATTGTTTCCCGAGGGCAAGGCGAACGAGATCATTCTGCGGATCAGCCGCACCGGCACCATCGACCGGCGGATCATGGCGGAGGTCAAGGCGACCTTGCAGGACGATTTGCTGGCCGCGCTGAAAAAACAGCAGACCACGCGCCAGCCGCACGATGTGATCGGCAACCTGTTGAACCAGATGCCGCCGGACCGGGCAGCACCGATCCTGAACGCCTTGCAGGACCACGATCCCGACCTGGCCGGCAAGGTGCAGAAGGCGATCTTCGCATTCCCGGACTTCGCCAGCCGGGTCAGCGCTGCGGGTGTGCAGGCGGTGATCAAGAACTGCGAGCGCGACACGCTGGTCCTGGCCCTGACGCTGGCGAAGCGCAACGCGCCCGAAGTGGTCGACCACTTTTTCGACAACATGTCGAAACGGGTGGGCGAGCAGATGCGCGAGGACATGGAGACCGCGGGGCCGGTGCGCCTGAAGGATGCGCAGGACGCCCAGCAGGCGGTGGTGAGCCTGGCCCAGTCCCTGGCCAAGGCCGGCGAGATCGAGATCACCGATGGCGACCAAGCGGACGAGCCGCTCCTGGATTAG
- a CDS encoding TolC family outer membrane protein, with product MSNPTLEAQRAQVRGTDENVNQAISLWRPTVTGTASAGVAYQDSNPAIDRYQTRTPASVQLEVVQPLYRGGRNPAALAQAENQVLSERAALLSVEQQVLQSAGVAYVNVVRDQAVVELNLNNEEVLRRQLQAVRDRFQVGEVTRTDVSQAEARLSRAIADRRAAEGNLETSRANYEQVVGVAPGVLVPPPPLPGLPASRDEAIQRSQKDNPLVVQAVFSHLSATKNVRVIEGELLPSASLVGQVRQSYENSAADVSAFNAQALAQVTVPLYQSGSVRSRVRQAKQQASQRLVQVEEARRAAIESATAGWEQLSATRNQISALRSEVTAQEIALDGVRQEALVGTRTVLDVLDAEQELLNARVNLTRARRDEVVASLSLAASVGYLTAETLDLSVPRYDVRAHYNAVRGAWFGTDVGSPWQPADK from the coding sequence ATGAGCAATCCGACCCTGGAAGCGCAGCGGGCGCAGGTGCGGGGCACCGACGAAAACGTGAACCAGGCCATCAGCCTGTGGCGGCCCACGGTGACCGGCACGGCATCGGCGGGTGTCGCCTACCAGGATTCCAACCCGGCGATCGACCGCTACCAGACGCGGACGCCGGCCTCGGTTCAGCTGGAGGTGGTGCAGCCGCTCTATCGCGGCGGGCGCAATCCGGCGGCTTTGGCCCAGGCCGAAAACCAGGTGCTGAGCGAGCGGGCGGCCTTGCTGTCGGTCGAGCAGCAGGTGTTGCAGTCGGCCGGCGTCGCCTATGTCAACGTGGTGCGCGATCAGGCCGTGGTCGAACTGAACCTGAACAACGAGGAGGTGCTGCGCCGCCAGTTGCAGGCGGTGCGCGACCGGTTTCAGGTGGGAGAAGTGACGCGCACCGATGTCAGCCAGGCGGAGGCCCGGCTGTCCCGCGCCATCGCCGACCGACGGGCGGCCGAAGGCAATCTGGAAACCTCGCGCGCGAACTACGAGCAGGTCGTCGGGGTGGCGCCGGGCGTGCTGGTGCCGCCGCCGCCGCTGCCGGGCCTCCCCGCCTCGCGCGACGAGGCGATCCAGCGCAGCCAGAAGGACAATCCGCTGGTGGTGCAGGCGGTGTTTTCGCATCTTTCGGCGACGAAAAACGTCCGCGTGATCGAAGGGGAGTTGCTGCCGTCCGCCTCGCTGGTCGGGCAGGTGCGGCAATCGTATGAAAATTCGGCCGCCGACGTCAGCGCATTCAACGCGCAGGCCCTGGCCCAGGTGACCGTGCCGCTGTACCAGTCCGGCTCGGTCCGTTCGCGTGTGCGTCAGGCCAAGCAACAGGCCTCGCAGCGATTGGTCCAGGTGGAGGAAGCCCGGAGGGCGGCCATCGAAAGCGCCACCGCCGGCTGGGAACAATTGTCGGCGACCCGCAACCAGATTTCGGCCCTGCGGTCCGAGGTCACGGCGCAGGAGATCGCGCTGGATGGCGTGCGGCAGGAAGCGCTGGTCGGAACCCGCACCGTGCTGGATGTGCTGGACGCCGAGCAGGAATTGCTCAACGCCCGCGTGAATCTGACCCGTGCGCGGCGCGACGAAGTGGTGGCGTCCCTGTCGCTGGCGGCGTCTGTCGGCTATCTCACCGCCGAAACGCTCGACCTGTCGGTGCCACGTTACGACGTGCGGGCGCACTATAATGCCGTACGCGGCGCCTGGTTCGGCACCGATGTCGGCAGCCCCTGGCAGCCTGCGGACAAATAG
- a CDS encoding FliM/FliN family flagellar motor switch protein, translating into MAQALAAAARDTGSRRAIFSVPVEVVVSVGKARPPIGELINMRRDGIIVLDRRIDDPVDIRIGDRVIARGELQELEDGSGRLGVRMTEIVDALGNG; encoded by the coding sequence ATGGCCCAGGCCCTGGCCGCCGCCGCCCGGGACACCGGCTCGCGGCGCGCCATCTTTTCCGTGCCGGTGGAGGTGGTGGTCAGCGTCGGCAAGGCGCGCCCGCCCATCGGCGAACTCATCAACATGCGCCGCGACGGCATCATCGTGCTGGACCGGCGGATCGACGATCCGGTGGATATCCGCATCGGCGACCGGGTGATCGCCCGCGGCGAGCTCCAGGAACTGGAGGATGGGTCCGGGCGCCTCGGCGTCCGCATGACGGAGATCGTCGATGCTCTCGGCAATGGCTAG
- a CDS encoding flagellar hook-basal body complex protein, with protein sequence MDNPIYVTLGRLTALQRQMDVVANNIANVSTTGFKREGTLFGQVVEHLPAEGDRLSMGSDPATFTDLTPGVAAQTGDPLSVAILSDGMLSVERNGETVYTRDGRFAVSPDGELVQLATGNRVLDAGGAPIQIPPDATAIGIARDGTVSAGGLQLGRLGLFALEAPRLERVGDGLFRAESPPQVEEPQFALGFREQSNVNPVTELVHLIEIQRAYERGQAILQSEHERIRQVTDIAGNAN encoded by the coding sequence ATGGACAATCCGATCTATGTCACCCTCGGCCGCCTGACGGCCCTGCAACGCCAGATGGACGTGGTCGCGAACAACATCGCCAATGTCAGCACCACCGGTTTCAAACGCGAGGGCACGCTGTTCGGACAGGTGGTGGAGCACCTGCCGGCCGAAGGGGATCGCCTTTCCATGGGCTCGGACCCCGCCACCTTTACCGACCTGACGCCCGGCGTCGCGGCGCAGACCGGCGATCCGCTATCGGTGGCCATTCTGAGCGACGGCATGCTGAGCGTCGAGCGCAACGGCGAGACGGTCTACACCCGCGACGGCCGTTTCGCCGTCAGCCCGGATGGCGAGTTGGTACAGCTCGCGACCGGCAACCGGGTGCTGGACGCCGGCGGCGCGCCGATCCAGATCCCCCCCGATGCGACCGCAATCGGCATCGCCCGCGACGGCACCGTCTCCGCCGGCGGCCTCCAACTGGGGCGCCTCGGCCTGTTCGCACTGGAGGCGCCGCGGCTGGAGCGGGTCGGCGACGGCCTGTTCCGGGCCGAGAGCCCGCCGCAGGTGGAGGAGCCGCAATTCGCCCTGGGGTTTCGCGAACAAAGCAATGTCAACCCCGTGACCGAACTGGTGCACCTGATCGAGATCCAGCGCGCCTATGAGCGCGGGCAGGCCATTCTGCAATCCGAACATGAGCGCATCCGCCAGGTCACGGACATCGCAGGCAACGCCAACTGA
- the fliF gene encoding flagellar M-ring protein FliF: MDRLIENLQKLGVGRLLALGLGIAATVAVIGYLALSTTRPDFVPLYSGLDARSAGEIATRLDGMGIPYEVSGPSLLVPSTARDRARMALAADGLPRQGQAGYELLDGLNGFGVTADMFDATYWRAKEGELARTITALDNVRNARVHIARPARTAFSRERVAPSASVVITTASGAALTRRQASAVRHLVALAVRGLEPARVSVIDSFNGLMPGPDSGDGALSVDDARIAREARIRAELEALLTAHVGAGRVRVSVAVETDNETESVTERSYDPEGRVAVQTDVSESAENRTEPAESAVGVSGNLPEAQADKAKGGSSNKSETSERTNYEVSEVRRERHKLAGAIKRISVAVLVDGTLVPNADGEPQWQARSPEELATIGKLVRSAIAFDEARGDTVTVENLPFALSASDEATPPDSGLASAVAGNVVDLAEILGLVLVVALLMWFVVRPLTNGRAWGPVAAPALEPMPEDEPLLGYDGGADAAPAGDGEDDSLAVAQLAAPAPSDHPQVARLQAIVDDRPDEAFAQIRQWLHESEEEAA; this comes from the coding sequence ATGGATCGGCTCATCGAAAACCTGCAAAAGCTGGGCGTCGGCCGGTTGCTGGCATTGGGGCTCGGCATTGCCGCGACGGTTGCGGTGATCGGCTATCTCGCCCTTTCGACCACGCGACCGGATTTCGTGCCCCTCTATTCGGGCCTGGACGCGCGGTCCGCCGGCGAGATCGCGACGCGGCTGGATGGGATGGGCATTCCCTACGAGGTGTCCGGCCCATCCTTGCTGGTGCCCTCGACGGCCCGCGACCGCGCCCGGATGGCGCTGGCGGCGGACGGTCTGCCGCGCCAGGGGCAGGCCGGTTACGAATTGCTGGACGGGCTGAACGGGTTCGGCGTGACCGCCGACATGTTCGACGCCACCTATTGGCGCGCGAAGGAAGGCGAGCTGGCGCGTACGATCACGGCGCTGGACAATGTGCGCAACGCCCGGGTGCATATCGCCCGGCCGGCGCGCACCGCCTTTTCGCGCGAGCGGGTGGCGCCATCCGCCTCGGTGGTCATCACCACCGCCAGCGGCGCGGCGCTGACCCGCCGGCAGGCCTCCGCCGTGCGCCATCTGGTGGCGCTGGCGGTGCGCGGCCTCGAACCCGCGCGGGTTTCGGTCATCGACAGTTTTAATGGCCTGATGCCGGGGCCGGATTCCGGTGACGGCGCGTTGAGCGTCGACGATGCCCGCATCGCCCGCGAGGCGCGCATCCGGGCCGAACTGGAAGCCCTGCTCACCGCCCATGTCGGCGCCGGCCGCGTGCGGGTGAGCGTCGCCGTGGAGACCGACAACGAAACCGAGTCCGTGACCGAGCGCTCCTACGACCCCGAGGGCCGGGTGGCGGTGCAGACGGATGTGTCGGAATCCGCCGAAAACCGGACGGAACCGGCCGAGAGCGCCGTCGGCGTCTCGGGCAATCTGCCGGAAGCCCAGGCCGACAAGGCCAAGGGCGGCTCCAGCAACAAGTCCGAAACCTCCGAGCGCACGAATTACGAAGTCTCGGAGGTGCGGCGCGAACGGCACAAGCTGGCCGGCGCGATCAAACGCATCTCGGTCGCGGTGCTGGTCGACGGCACGCTGGTGCCCAACGCCGACGGCGAGCCCCAGTGGCAGGCGCGCAGCCCCGAGGAACTGGCCACCATCGGCAAGCTCGTGCGCTCCGCCATCGCCTTCGACGAGGCGCGCGGCGATACGGTGACGGTGGAGAACCTGCCCTTCGCGCTGTCCGCCAGCGACGAGGCAACGCCGCCGGACAGCGGCCTGGCGTCGGCGGTGGCCGGCAATGTGGTCGACCTGGCGGAAATCCTGGGCCTGGTGTTGGTGGTCGCGCTGCTGATGTGGTTCGTGGTCCGCCCCCTGACCAACGGCCGCGCCTGGGGGCCGGTGGCCGCGCCGGCGCTGGAGCCGATGCCGGAGGACGAGCCGTTGCTCGGCTATGACGGCGGCGCGGATGCCGCCCCGGCCGGCGACGGCGAAGACGACAGCCTGGCCGTCGCGCAGTTGGCAGCGCCTGCCCCCTCGGACCACCCGCAGGTGGCGCGCCTTCAGGCCATTGTCGACGACCGGCCGGACGAGGCCTTTGCCCAGATCCGCCAGTGGCTGCACGAGAGCGAGGAGGAGGCGGCATGA
- the motA gene encoding flagellar motor stator protein MotA, translated as MLPIIGVVVVLACVFGGYVLAGGHLEIILEAIPHEMLTIGGAAVGAYMIANGGTILKQTGKDFAKALKGPKWKKDDYTALLCLLFELVRLGRTNPMAIEAHVETPQESDIFKRYPKILHDHHATDLICDYLRAAGMSFDNPHQVDDIMERELEKHHEEVLATSGALQTMADGLPALGIVAAVMGVIKTMGAIDQPPEILGKMIGGALVGTFLGVFLSYGVVGPLASRIKAIHDEEARFYGLIRDVLVAYLNRHQPNICIEVGRKSVPGHIQPSFFEVENALDTLKSTATLAAAA; from the coding sequence ATGCTTCCGATCATCGGTGTGGTGGTGGTGCTTGCGTGTGTGTTCGGCGGCTATGTGCTGGCGGGCGGACATCTGGAAATCATCCTGGAAGCCATCCCGCACGAAATGCTGACCATCGGCGGCGCAGCGGTCGGCGCGTACATGATAGCCAACGGCGGCACGATCCTGAAGCAGACCGGCAAGGACTTCGCCAAGGCGCTCAAGGGCCCGAAATGGAAAAAGGACGACTACACGGCCCTGTTGTGCCTGCTGTTCGAACTGGTGCGGCTGGGCCGGACCAACCCGATGGCGATCGAAGCGCATGTGGAAACTCCGCAGGAGTCGGACATTTTCAAGCGCTATCCGAAAATCCTGCACGATCACCACGCCACCGACCTGATCTGCGATTACCTGCGCGCCGCCGGCATGAGCTTCGACAATCCCCACCAGGTCGACGACATCATGGAGCGCGAGCTGGAAAAGCACCATGAGGAGGTGCTGGCCACCTCCGGTGCGCTCCAGACCATGGCCGACGGCCTGCCGGCGCTGGGCATCGTTGCGGCGGTCATGGGCGTCATCAAGACCATGGGCGCCATCGACCAGCCGCCGGAAATCCTGGGCAAGATGATCGGCGGCGCGCTGGTCGGCACCTTTCTCGGCGTGTTTCTGTCGTATGGCGTGGTGGGGCCGCTCGCCTCCCGCATCAAGGCCATTCACGACGAAGAGGCGCGCTTCTATGGGCTGATCCGCGACGTGCTGGTGGCTTATCTGAACCGCCACCAGCCGAATATCTGCATCGAAGTGGGCCGCAAAAGCGTGCCGGGGCATATTCAGCCGTCGTTCTTCGAGGTGGAAAACGCCCTCGACACCCTGAAGAGCACCGCCACCCTGGCGGCAGCGGCCTGA
- a CDS encoding protein-L-isoaspartate O-methyltransferase, with the protein MTDFVLARRNMVENQLRTNKVSDPRVIDAMATVPREAFAPSGRRSVAYIDEPLPLGGGRWLPPPMIAGRMYQLAALGPGDLVLLVGAGTGYGAAILGKLASAVVALEEDEAMAQSAEQALGGVEADNVVVAHGALAAGWPKQAPYDAIVFEGSVEHVPDAILQQLAPNGRLVVAIAGPTGVPVLTVMRKAGDTVAADRVCDANVPLLPGFERAQEFVF; encoded by the coding sequence ATGACCGATTTTGTCCTTGCCCGTCGCAACATGGTCGAAAACCAGCTTCGGACCAACAAGGTAAGCGATCCGCGGGTGATCGATGCCATGGCCACCGTGCCGCGGGAAGCGTTCGCGCCCTCCGGCAGGCGGTCCGTCGCCTATATCGACGAGCCGTTGCCGCTTGGCGGCGGGCGCTGGCTGCCGCCGCCGATGATTGCGGGCCGCATGTACCAGCTGGCCGCCCTCGGCCCGGGCGATCTGGTCCTTCTGGTCGGCGCCGGCACCGGCTACGGTGCCGCCATTCTCGGCAAATTGGCCAGTGCCGTGGTCGCGCTGGAGGAAGACGAAGCCATGGCCCAGAGCGCCGAGCAGGCCCTGGGCGGGGTGGAAGCCGACAATGTGGTGGTGGCGCACGGGGCGCTCGCGGCCGGCTGGCCGAAACAAGCCCCCTATGATGCCATTGTATTCGAAGGGAGCGTCGAACACGTGCCGGACGCGATTCTCCAGCAACTGGCGCCGAACGGCCGGCTGGTCGTCGCCATTGCGGGGCCGACAGGTGTTCCGGTCCTCACGGTCATGCGCAAAGCGGGTGATACGGTTGCAGCGGATCGCGTTTGCGATGCGAATGTGCCGTTGTTGCCAGGTTTCGAACGGGCGCAGGAGTTCGTCTTTTGA